The following is a genomic window from Arthrobacter sp. NicSoilB4.
ATCATCTTCGGCCACGTCGTCAAGGCGTACTTCGCCGAACTGTTCGACACGTACGGCGCGCAGATCGCGGCCGCCGGCCTGAGCCCGAACAACGGCCTCGCCTCCATCCTCAACGGCCTCGAGGACCTCCCCGAGGAGATCCGCGCCGACGTCGAAGCGGCCATCCAGAAGGGCCTGAACGACGGCCCCGAGCTGGCAATGGTCGATTCCGACAAGGGCATCACCAACCTCCACGTCCCCTCCGACGTGATCGTGGACGCCTCCATGCCTGCCATGATCCGCAGCTCCGGCCACATGTGGGGCCGCGATGGCCAGGAAGCCGACACGCTCGCCGTCCTCCCGGACAGCAGCTACGCCGGCATCTACCAGGTGGTCGTCGACGACTGCCGCGCCCACGGCGCCTACGACCCGACCACCATGGGCACCGTCCCCAACGTCGGCCTCATGGCCCAGGCCGCCGAGGAATACGGCAGCCACGACAAGACCTTCGAGATCCAGTCCGCAGGCACTGTGCAGCTGGTCGACGACGCCGGCACCGTGCTGATCGAGCACCAGGTCGCCCCGGGTGACATCTGGCGTGCCTGCCAGACGAAGGACGTGCCGATCCGCGACTGGGTCAAGCTGGCCGTCACCCGCGCCCGCGCCTCCGCCACCCCGGCCATCTTCTGGCTGGACAAGGGCCGCGCGCACGACGCCCGCATGATCGCGAAGGTTGAGGAGTACCTCAAGGAGCACGACACTGAGGGCCTGCAGATCGCCATCATGTCTCCGGTGGAGGCTACGGCGTTCACGCTGGAGCGGATCCGCAAGGGCGAGGACACCATCTCGGTGACCGGCAATGTGCTGCGCGACTACCTGACGGACCTTTTCCCGATCCTGGAACTGGGCACCAGCGCCAAGATGCTCTCCGTGGTGCCGCTGATCAACGGTGGCGGCCTCTTCGAGACCGGCGCCGGCGGCTCGGCTCCGAAGCACGTCCAGCAGCTGCTGAAGGAAAACCACCTGCGCTGGGACAGCCTGGGTGAGTTCCTGGCCCTCGCCGTCAGCTTCGAGCACCTCGCCACGTCCACGGGCAACGCCCGTGCGCAGGTCCTGGCCGACACGCTGGACCGGGCCACCGGCACCTTCCTGCTGGAGGACAAGTCCCCGAAGCGCAAGGCCGGCGAGCTCGACAACCGCGGCAGCCACTTCTACCTTGCCAAGTTCTGGGCCCAGGAGCTGGCACGCCAGACCGACGACGCCGAGCTGGCTGCGGCGTTCGCCGCCGTCTCCGCTGCACTGGATTCCGGCGAGGAGACCATCGTCGGCGAGCTTCTGGCGGTCCAGGGTTCCCCGGTGGACCTCGGCGGCTACTTCCACCCGGACGCGGCCAAGGTCACCGCAGCCATGCGGCCCTCGGCCAAGTTCAGCGAAGTGCTGTCGATGCTCGGCTAACAGCCGTCCACGGCAACGCAGACGCCCCGCCTCCCGAAGGGGAAGCGGGGCGTTTTGCTGTCGTGGCCAAGGGCCGGCTGATGCAGGGGACAGGATGGCAGGACAGGCGGACGGCCCTAGCCCTTGCCCTTACCTTTCCCCTTGCCGCTTTCAGCCGGCGGCACGGGCGCGGGGGGAGCCGCCGCGGCGGCGGCTGCCGCCTGTGCGGCCGCTTCCTTTTCAGCAGCAACCCGGGCAGCCTCCGCCGCAGCAACCCGGGCAGCTTCGGCTTCGGCCTGCCGGGCGGTGAGGTCCCCGCGGACGGAGTCGACGGATTTCCGGATGCTCTGGTGACGTTTGAAGGAAACTTCGCCGCGGGCGGCCGCCTCGTCCAGTTTCAGGACGAGTTCGTCGAGTTGCTTCAGGGACGCCGCCGGATCATTAGCCGCGGCAGCCTCGGTGACGGCAAGGACCTTGGACTGAAGCTCCCGGGCGGCGCCGCGGTCCAGCTCGGGTGCCGGCGCGCAGCCGGCCAGAGCACCGGTGGACAGCACCGCGGCGAGGAGCCAGCCGGTCAGGACCGGACTGGAGCTGCGGGACCAGACGGCCCGGGGAGGCATGATTTTCATTTTCACGGTTCCACGCTCTTCTGCAGTTCCTGCAGGTGCTGGCCCAGGTCCCCGGTGACAGCCGGATAGGGGACGACGGCGGGTGGCTCGGGCGCCGCAAGGGCGAAGGCGGCAGCGACGCCGCCGGAAACGATCGCCAATAGCGCAACGGACAGCAGGATCTGCGTGCGGCGGCGGGCCAGCCGGAAGCGGGAGGAGGCCCGGGACGCCAATGAATCGCGGTCTGCCTTCGGACTGGTTGCCGCGTCCGGGTCCAGCAGGTGCACGGCCTGAGCGACCGTGGCGGCGGCGCCGCCGCTATTGCCGGTGGCGGCAATCAGCGCGGTAGTAGTGCCGGGGCTGGACGCTGGTCCGGCAGAGGGGAGCCGCGGGGGCCGGGCCGGCGGGGCAGGCAGCACCCGCGTGCGCTCTTCGGCGAGCGGTCCGGGAAGGGACTCGGGCGAGACCAGGGCATGCCGGAGCGCAACTTCGAGGTCCGCGGCGGATGGCCGGTCCAGCGGATCCAGCGCGGTCATGGAGCGGATCAGCTTGGCCCATTCGGCAGGGACGGAATCGGGGATGCCCGGGGCCCGGTGCAGCCTGGCGACGGCGGATTCCACAGCGCTGCCGGGGTATTCGATCTCGCCCTTGATGCATTCGAGCAGGACGAGTCCCAGCGAATAGATGTCGCTTGCCGGGCCCAGGTCCGCGCCCCGGGACTGTTCCGGGCTTAAGTACGCGGCGGTGCCCACCATGGTGCCCGTGGCGGTCAGCCGGGTTCCATCCATGATGCGGGCGATCCCGAAGTCGGTGAGCTTTGGCCGGAGCGGTTCCCCGGGACGGACCAGAACCAGCAGGATGTTGGCCGGTTTGATGTCCCGGTGGATGATGCCGAGTGAATGTACGTAGGCGAGGGCATCCGACACGCCGGCTCCGATGACCGCGATCTCATCCAAGGGCAGAGGGCTGTGCCGGATCCGGGCCCGGAGATCCTGCCCGTCCACCAGTTCCATGGTCAGGAAGGGCCGGGGTTCCTCGGGGATCCGGGTGTCGGTGCCAGCATCGAAGAGGGTCACCAGACTGGGATGGTTCAGAGTTGCCAGCAGTTCAATCTCTGCTTCCTGACGCCGGAGTTCGTCGGGATCGGCGGACTGCGGTGCAAAGAGCTTGAGCGCGACTTCGCGGCCCAGGTTCATGTCCTTGGCCGTGTAGACGGAGGCCATACCGCCCCTGCCGATTATTTCCCCCAGCCGGTATCGGCCGCCCAGGAGCACTGCCGTGACGATTTCGGGCGAACTGTCCACGCTTATCCCCGTCCTTTTCCCGTGCGCCACGGCGGCGCCCCTCAAGAATGATACCGGGACGGGTATCGGCTTCCCGCACTGCGGCCGCGGACCGACGGCCGCCGTGCGGGACAGATGCTTCCGCATCCTGTTGCCGTTGGGTCCCCCAGCGGACCCAACGACGGAATGCTCTGCCGGAGCCTGTTGCCGTTGAGTCCCCCAGCGGACCCAACGACGGAATGCTCTGCCGGAGCTTGAGAGGTCGTTGAGTCCCCCAGCGGACCCAACGACTTCGCTCCGGCCTCACGAGACCTCGCGGAGGCGGGGCGTCTTAGGGCGGGCGTTCCCTGTAGTGCGGTGAGGGTTTACGGCGCGCCTTTGGTCCTTCGGGTGCGCCTGGCGCGGCGGGCAGCACCACGGGCGCCGACGACGTCGGTCCCGCGGCCGAAGCAACGAATGAGGAAAAAGGGGTGCCGGAATACCGGCAGCGGACGGTGGCGTCCATCGGGGGTCTCCTGAATGACTGTTGGCGGGCGCTCAAAGGCAGCCCGGTTGGCCGTGCTCTGTGGAGGCAGAGACGGCTAACTAGTCAGGAGATGAACCGGGGTCAGCGGCGACGGCTGAGTGGACGTGCTGAAGCGGGCCGCGGATTGGTTCCGCGCCGGCCGTGGGAATCACCAGGTACTGGCTGGGAAGCCAGGCAGCTGCACTTCCGGGACCACCGGACGAGAGCGTCGTTCCGGAACCGGAGCCGGGGGCGGCGGGCAGCGCATTGGGAGCGGGCAGACCTGTCCCCTGGGGCCACGGGCCCGGGCGGTCGTTGCCAGGTGCCGGGGGCGCGGTGCTTCCGGAGGCAGAGCCTTCCGGAGGCGCGCTGGAGTGCTGGCCGTCCCCGCTGAGGCGGGTGTCGTCCTTCAGCGCCGGGAGGTACAGGGCACTTCCATAGGCCCCGTAGCTGGGCGTCGATGTTGCCTCCTGCAGGGCGGGCACGGCTTCGTAGCTGACCAGGCAGTCGGCAGGGGCTTCGGATCCCGGGGGCACGACGGCGGTGTCAGGGGGAGCGGGATCGGGAGGAGCAGGGAGCACAACGTCCAGGGGCTCCGACTCCAGACCCGTGGGACCACCCGACGGTGCCGGGACCGTAACGGGTTCTGCCGGCACGGGGTCCGTCACTGCCGGGATCGTGGGATCCGGCACCGGGGCATCAGCCGGGGGCGTTGGATCCGTGGCCGGCAGTGTGGGATCCGGGGCCGGTGCGGTCGCCGGAGGAGTTGGATCGGGAGTCGCGACTGGATCCGGTGCGGGAGCCGGGTACGTCACCTCCGGGTCCGGGGCCGGCGACGGGGTCGGACCGGAACCGATCGGGGTTGGAGTCGGTGTCGGCGCCGGGTCCGGCGCGGGCTCCTCCGCGGGCGGGGTAGTCGGCACCGCAGTGGGCTCGGGAGAGGGCGCCGGGGCGGGGGCCGGTGCGGGGTCGGGGGCAGGTGCAGGGTCCGGAACCGGGGCCGGTGCCGGTGCAGGGGCCGCCGGGGGCGGTGCGGGGGCCGGTGCAGGGTCCGGAGCCGGAGCCGGCGCCGGTGCAGCGGCCGGGGGCGGTGCGGGGGCCGGTGCAGGGTCCGGAGCGGGGGCCGGTGCAGGGGCAGGTGCGGGGTCCGGCGCGGGCGCGGGGGCAGGGGGCTCGGACGGCACCGGAGGCTCCGGGGCGGACGGGGGCGGCGCAGGGTCCCCGGGGGGCACAGGAACGGCGGCCCAGGGCGTTCCCCTGGGCACGGGCATGGCTTCGGCCGCTGCCGCCGAAACCGCCGGCACCGGAACCGCTTCTTCCGAAGGAAACAGCGCGGTGAGCCTCATGATCGCGGTCGAGCCGCCTGACGTCGGTGGGGGAGAAGCTGGGTTGTCAGCCACGGCTGCGGTCGTTGAGATCGCCAGCCAGGCGATTCCGGCGACGCCGCCCAGAAACACCCTCCGGAGTGCGCGGCGCGCGCGCAAGGGGACTGATGCTGGGTCCACGCGCACACCCCATTTCCCCGATTGCTCGACGGTTGCCTATAGGGTAAGTCCGCGCGCTGGGGCGAGTCCAGAGTCAAAGGTAACTTGACGTTTCAGGCGTCCCAAAAACACCGTCAGCGGGCGTCGTTCGGGTAGCTCACTCCCAGTTGGGCGCGCACCCCGTCGAACAGCCGCATGGTGTTGAGGGAGTCCTCGAGCGGCATGACGGGGCTTTCGGTGAGTCCATGCTGGATGCAGCGGGTCACTTCGCGCAGTTCATAGGTGTAGCCGCGCCCGACGACGTCGAAAGACTCGCTGCGGGGCCCGTCGAAGCCGACCTGCACGCGGAGCTCCTTGGGGTTGTTAATCGAGCCGATGGACTGCAGGAAGCCGTGGCTGCCGGCCACGGTGGCGGTCCGGGGGCCGTGCGCCAGCAGGGAGGACGTCAACTGGGCCTGGGCGCCGTGGTGGTAGCCGAGGGTCAGCGCGTTCTGGGCGTCGACGCCGTCGTCGTTCAGCCAGCCGGTGGCACTGACGGTCTGCGGAAAGCCCAGGGTGCCCAGGGCCCAAAGCAGCGGGTAGACGGTCAGGTCCAGCAGCGCGCCGCCGCCATCCTTCGGTGCCCAGAGGCGCGAGGCGGGCGAGTACGGTGCGGGGAAGCCCAGGTCCGCCCCTACCCACTTGACCTCCCCGATTTCGCCGGAGGCGGCGATCTCGAAGGCCCTTTGCATGCCCGGCAGGAAGCGGCTCCACATGGCTTCCATCAGGAAGAGGCCCTTGGCACGCGCCAGCGACACCAGTTCGGAGGCTTCCCGGGCGTTCACGGTGAGTGCCTTTTCGCAGAGGACATGCTTGCCCGCGGTGAGGGCCGCCATCGCGATTTCGTGGTGATGGGCGTGCGGTGTTGCCACGTATACGACGTCGACTGCGTCGTTGGCGAGCAGCCGGTCATACCCGGTCTGCCCGTTCTGGTCCCCGAAGGCCCGGGCGAAGCCGAAATCGGCGGCGAAGGCATCCGCCGCCGCCTGCGTGCGTGAACTGACCGCATAGAGCTCGGCGTCGGCCAGGAGTTCCAGATCGCGGGTCACGGACGCCGCAATGCCTCCCGTGGCGATGACCCCCCAGCGCAGCCTGGCGCCGGTAGCAGTGCGCGGATCGGGGTCCGCTTGGCTGGACAACCAGGGCTTGGCGATGAGGGCGGTCATGGAGTCATCTTCTCACCCGGGGAGAGTGGCCCCCCGTGACCGCGCCGAAGCTGCGGGAGCGCCGGCGCGGTTGCCGCGGAAGCTGGGGGCGGGTTGAGGGGGAGCCCCCGGCTTCCGCGGCGTCTGTGGGCCGGGCGTCAGGCGGGGGATCCTGCCGTGACCCGGCTGCGCGCGGGCTCCTCCGTCAGCCGGCCCTGCTGGAGCCGGAACCGCCGGTCGGTCTTGTTGGCCAGCGAACGGTCGTGGGTGACCACAAGGATGGTGGTGTTGTGGTCCCGGCTCAGCGAACTGAGGAGCTCGATGATGTGCTCTCCGGTCTGTTCATCCAGGTTGCCCGTCGGCTCGTCCGCGAGGATCAGCTTCGGGGAGTTTGCCAGTGCGCGGGCGATGGCCACCCGTTGCTGCTCGCCGCCGGAGAGCCGGTTGATGCGCCGCCCATGCTTGTCCGGATCGAGCTGTACCTGCTGCAGCAGCCCCCGTGCACGCTCCTGGCGGGCCGCCTTCCGGATCCCGGCGAACTCCATGGGCAGCATCACGTTGTCCACCGCCGACAGGTTGGGGATCAGGTTGAACTGCTGGAACACGAAGCCGATGTCCCGCCGGCGGTATTCGGTGAGTCTGCTGTCCGGCATGCTGGCCAGGCTCACGCCATTGACGAGGACGTCGCCGCTGGTCGGCTTGTCGAGGGCGCCAAGGAGGGACAAGAGGGTGCTTTTGCCGCTGCCGCTCTTGCCGACGATCGAGGCGAGGGTGCCCTGCTCGAGCTCGAAGCTGACATCGTTGACGGGCTTGATGGTGCGGTCGCCGGACTTGAACGTGCGGACCAGGTTCTTGACTTCGATCATGGCTACTCTCCTCGGAGGACTTCGATGGGACGGATGCGGGCGGTGAGGAGGGCCGGAACCAGGGCCCCGACGATGGCGACGCCGAACACCGCGGCGATCCCGGCGGCAATCACGCCGGGGGAGGCGCTCGCCGTGACGGACGTCAGCAGCTGGCTGGCCCCGCCGAGCGGGTTCCCGCCAGGAGCGCCGGGGAAGCCGCCGGCCAAACCGGCGCCGGGGACCCCGCGCTGGCCTGCCACGGTGGTGGTGGCGGCGGTGGCGGTGTTGGAGCTGATGAGCGCGGAGGCGATGCCGCCGCTGGCAAAGGACGCGACGGCGGCACCCACCGCACTGCCCAGGGCCACGAGCACCAGCGCCTCCAGCACGAACTGCAGGCCGATGGTGCGGTTCCGGGCGCCGATCGCCTTCAGCACACCGATTTCCCGGCGGCGCTCGCGGACCAGCATGACCATGATCAGGAGGATGATCAGGCCCGCGGTGGCCAGCGCCGCCACGAACCCAATGAAGGAGATGTTCTTGACGCTTCCGAGCGAACTGACCGCCGTCTCCAGGTTCCGCTGGCCCTGGCTGACGTCAGCCGTGTCGGTACCGAGCGCAGCCTGCAGCGCCGCCTTGGCGGCGTCGACGTTTTCCATGGAATCGACGGTGACGATCATCGTGGACAGTTCCCCGGGGAGTTCCGCGAGTGCCTGGGCCGCGGGAAGCGTGAGGTACAGGGCGTTGTTGCCGAAGGCCGTTCCGGCGTCGAACAGGCCCGCCACGGTGAAGCTCTGGTCCTGGATGGTGAACGTGGAGCCGACATCGAGGCCGTTCTTTTCGGCGAGGGTGGTGCCCAGCAGGGCGCCGGTGGAGCCGGCGGTGTAGTCGCCCAGTCCGGTGCCCTTCGTCAGCGCCAGGGCCTTGCCCGTGGTGTCCACCTCGGCGCCGACGCCGGTGGCCGTGATCGGCAGGGAGAACGACGGCGCCGCGCCGGATCCCGTGCTGCCGGTGGCCGCCTGGTTGCGCGTGCCGAGTGTCCCGGCGTCGACGGCGGCGGTGAGGCTGGTGGTCACGGTGGTGGCGGACTGGCCGCCCGGCCCTCCCTGGCTGCCTGGACCTCCCTGCCCGCCCGCCTGGGCTGCAGCCGCGTCGGCGTTGCGCAGCCGCAGCGCCTTGGTGCCGACGACTGTGCTCACGTTCGGCACGGCGGCCGCCGTCGTGGCCTGTTCCGCGGTCAGCGGCTCGCCGCCGCCTTCGAAGCCCTGGCCGCCGGAGGGATTCACCGTCAGCACGGTGCCCACCGAGGCGTTCAGCTCGGCGACCTTCCCCGCTACGGCCTGGTTGGCTACCAGCATGGCAAGCGCCAGGCAGATGGCCACGGCCAGCACCGCCACCACTGCCGCTGTTCGGACCTTGTTTCGAAAGGCGTTGCCTACACTCCGGGCAAGGACGCTCACGTGACTCCTAGGGATCTCAGGCCGGCCGGAATCGGCCGGCGGCTGATCCCACACTGGTACGGGCTGCTGTGCGGACCGCCTTCCGGAGCTATGGATCCGCTGTGAGCGCCCGGGGAAAACCGGGGCAGCAAAAAGCCCCGGCCCGCCAGGAGGCGGAGCCGGGGCTCTCGTGATGCAGTGAACGAACTACTGCTTGGTGAGCGGTCCGAGTACCGGATCGTTGACGTAGGCCGTGTTGACGTTTTCCTTGGTCACGATGACGGGCTCCAGCAGGTATGCCGGAACCACCTTGACGGTGTTGTTGTATGACTTGTCATCGTTGATCTCAGGCGTCTTGCCGGCCTGGAGGTCCTTGACCATGGTGATGGCATGCTCGACGAGCTTGCTGGTGTCCTTGTTGATGGTGGAGTACTGCTCTCCGGCCATGATGGACTTTACGGACTCAACTTCGGAGTCCTGGCCCGTAACCACCGGAATGGGCTTGCCGGCAGCCTTGACCGAGGTGATGATCGCGCGGGCCAGCGTGTCGTTCGGGGACAGCACGCCGTCGAGCGGTGCACTGCCGTAGGTCCCGGCGAGCAGGGTGTCCATACGCCGCTGGGCGTTCTCTGCCTTCCAGCCCTGCGTAACGGCCTGCTCGAAGCTCGTCTGGCCGGACAGCACCTTGAGGGTACCGTCGTCGATCTTCGGCTTCAGGACGCTCATGGCGCCGTCGAAGAAGACCTTCGCGTTGGCATCATCGGGGGAACCGGCGAAGAGCTCGATGTTGTACGGGCCCTCAGGCTTCTTGGCCTTCATGCCCTCCAGCAGCGCCTGGCCCTGGAGTTCACCGACCTTGAAGTTGTCGTAGGCCACGTAGTAGTCCACGTTCTGGGTGTTCAGCAGCAGACGGTCATACGCGATGATCGTAGCGCCGGACTCCTTGGCCTGCTGGAGCTGGGTACCCAGCTGCGCACCGTCGATGGCGCCGACGATGATCACCTTGGCGCCCTTGGTGATCATGGCACTGATCTGGTTCTGCTGTTCCGAAACGCCGCCGTTGGCGAACTGCACATCCGGCTTGAAGCCGGCATTCTTCAGGCCGTCGTTGAAGAGCGTCTCCGCCAGTACCCAGTTTTCGCTGGTCTTCTGGGGGAGCGCGACGCCGATCAGGGAATCTTTGGGGAACGCTTCCCCGCCCGTCGTGGAACCGCCGGAGGTCCCGGAGTCCGTGCGGCCGCAGGCTGTCAGCGCCAGTGCCGCAATAGCAGCGATTGCTGCTGCCTTTCCTGCTTTACCAATCAGTCGCATTGTTTGGTTCACTTTCTTTAGATGGTGTGCGGAGAATTGTCGAGCTGTCCAGGGCGCGGATCAAATGCCCCTTGAGATGACCTCTTTGGTGGAGGTGGTCTCATCGGCCTTGATTTCGCTGCTGCGGCCGAAGTTCTTCATCAGCATGCCGATGATGGATTTCTTGCCCTGGGACTTGTTGTAAACATCGAACGCGACGGCGATCAGGAGCACGAGGCCCTTGATGATCTGGGTCAGGTCGGCGCCGACGCCGAGGAGCTGCAGGCCGTTGTTCAGGACGGCCATGACCAGGCCGCCGACGATCGAGCCGATCACGGTGCCGACGCCGCCAGTCACTGCGGCGCCGCCGATGAATACGGCTGCGATGGCGTCCAGTTCCCAGCCGACGCCGTCGAACGGGCCGGAGGCGGTGGAACGGCCGACGAAAATCATGCCGGCGAGGCCGGCGAGGACCGACATGTTCATCATGACCAGGAAGTTGACCTTCTTGGACTGGACGCCGGAGAGTTCTGCGGCGTGCCGGTTGCCGCCGACGGCGTAGATGTGGCGGCCGATGACGGTCTTGGAGGAGATGAACCCGTAGATGATGACGAGGGCTGCCAGGATCAGGCCCGGGATCGGGAAGGACGTGCCCGGCCGGCCGGTCGCGAACAGGTAGGTGGCGTAGAGGATCGCGCCGTTGATCAGGACCATTTTGGTGATGCTGACCCAGGCTTCGGGGACCTCGGCGCCGAGGGCTTTGGCGTTGCGGCGGGAGCGGATCTCGCTGAAGATCACGAACGCGACGGCGGCCAGGCCCAGCAGCAGGGTGAGGTTGTTGTAGCCGGTGCTCGGTCCGATTTCGGGGAGGTAGCCGGAGCCGATTTTCTGGAAGTCTCCGGGGACCGGGATGGTGTTGGACTTGCCGACGTACTGGTTGGCGCCGCGGAAGATCAGCATGCCGGAGAGGGTGACGATGAACGCCGGGATGCCGACGTAGGCCGTCCAGAATCCTTGCCAGGCACCGATCAGGACGCCGAGTCCGAGCCCCATCAGGATGCCGAGGTACCAGGGGATGCCCCAGTCACGGATGAAGAGGGCCACGCAGACGCCCACGAACGCCGCGACCGAACCGACGGAGAGGTCGATGTGGCCGGCGATGATCACCAGGACCATACCGATGGCGAGGATCAGGATGTAGGAGTTGCCGTTGAAGAGGTTGATGACGTTGCCCGGGGTGAGCGTGCGGCCATCGGTGGCAATCTGGAAGAAGATGATCAGCGCCACCAGGGCGAAGATCATGCCGAATTGGCGGGTGTTGCCGCCAAAGAGCTTCTTGAGCGCGTTCATTGTTTCAGTCCTTGTTTCCGGAGTGTTCGGAGTGTGCGGAGCGGTTGGCCACGGCGGTCAGGCGGTCTTGCGGGCGGAGGTCATGAGTTTCATGAGGTTTTCCTGGCTGGCTTCGTCCTTGTTGACCACACCGGTGATGGCGCCTTCGAAAATGGTGTAGATCCGGTCCGAGAGGCCCAGCAGCTCGGGCAGCTCCGAGGAGATCACAATCACGCCTTTGCCCTGGTTGGCCAGCTGCTGGATGATGCCGTAAATCTCGTACTTGGCGCCGACGTCGATCCCGCGGGTGGGCTCGTCGAGGATCAGCAGCTCGGGGTCGGTGAACATCCATTTCGCGAGCACCACCTTCTGTTGGTTACCGCCGGAAAGTTTGGCCACCCCCTCCTCCACGGAGGGCGCCTTCGTCCGCAACGACTTGCGGTACTGCTCGGCGACGGTGAACACCTTGTTGGCGTCAATGACGTTGCGTTTGCTGACCTTGCGCAGGTTGGCAGAGACCGTGGTTTCCTTGATGTCGTCCAGCAGGTTCAGCCCCAGAGACTTGCGGTCCTCGGTGACGTAGCCCAGTCCCGCGTCGATCGCCTGGCGGACGGTCTTGAGTTCGACTTCCTTGCCGTCCACGTACACATGTCCGGAGAGGAAGCGACCGTAGGACCGGCCAAAGACCGAGCGGGCAAGCTCGGTGCGCCCGGCACCCATCAACCCGGCGAAACCGACGATCTCGCCCCGGCGGACGAAGAAGCTGGAGTTCTTGCAGACCATACGGTCCTGGACCTGCGGGTGGCCCACGTTCCAGTTCTTCACCTCGAAGAAAACCTCGCCGATCTTCGGCTCATGGTCCGGGAAGCGGGACTCGAGGGTCCGGCCCACCATGCCCTTGATGATGCGGTCCTCGTCGACGCCGTCGGCCTTGACGTCCAGCGTCTCGATCGATTTGCCGTCGCGGATGATGGTGATGGAATCCGCGATCTGCTCGATCTCGTTCAGCTTGTGGGAAATGATGATCGACGTGATGCCGCGGCCCTTCAGGCCCAGCATCAGGTCCAGCAGGTGCTGGGAGTCGGACTCGTTCAGCGCCGCCGTGGGCTCGTCGAGGATGAGGAGCTTCACCGACTTGTTCAGGGCCTTGGCGATCTCCACCAGCTGCTGCTTGCCGACGCCGATTTCCTTGATCGGGGTTTCCGGGTCCTCCCGGAGCCCCACCCGGGCGAGCAGCTCGGTGGAGCGGGTCCGGGCCTCGGCCCAGTCGATCACCCCGCGCTTGGTGGGCTCGTTGCCCAGGAAGATGTTTTCCATGATGGACAGCTCGGGAATCAGCGCGAGCTCCTGGTGGATGATCACGATGCCGGCGTGCTCGCTGGCCCGGATGTCCTTGAACTGCTGGACTTCGCTCTGGTAGACGATGTCGCCGTCGTAGCTGCCGAACGGGTAAACCCCGGAAAGCACCTTCATGAGGGTGGACTTGCCTGCGCCGTTTTCACCGCAAATGGCGTGGATCTCACCGGCCTTCACCCGCAGGTTCACCTCGGCCAAAGCTTTAACGCCGGGGAACTCTTTGGTGATGGAGCGCATCTCGAGAATTACCGGATCGCTGTGCGTGTTGAGGGACGTCATCTGCCCTTACGCCTCCAATGCATGACTTCGTTGTCCGCCCCTGCAAACCGCAGGGCCGTCTGATGGAAAAG
Proteins encoded in this region:
- a CDS encoding mucin-associated surface protein; protein product: MKIMPPRAVWSRSSSPVLTGWLLAAVLSTGALAGCAPAPELDRGAARELQSKVLAVTEAAAANDPAASLKQLDELVLKLDEAAARGEVSFKRHQSIRKSVDSVRGDLTARQAEAEAARVAAAEAARVAAEKEAAAQAAAAAAAAPPAPVPPAESGKGKGKGKG
- a CDS encoding ABC transporter ATP-binding protein; the protein is MIEVKNLVRTFKSGDRTIKPVNDVSFELEQGTLASIVGKSGSGKSTLLSLLGALDKPTSGDVLVNGVSLASMPDSRLTEYRRRDIGFVFQQFNLIPNLSAVDNVMLPMEFAGIRKAARQERARGLLQQVQLDPDKHGRRINRLSGGEQQRVAIARALANSPKLILADEPTGNLDEQTGEHIIELLSSLSRDHNTTILVVTHDRSLANKTDRRFRLQQGRLTEEPARSRVTAGSPA
- a CDS encoding FtsX-like permease family protein, with the protein product MSVLARSVGNAFRNKVRTAAVVAVLAVAICLALAMLVANQAVAGKVAELNASVGTVLTVNPSGGQGFEGGGEPLTAEQATTAAAVPNVSTVVGTKALRLRNADAAAAQAGGQGGPGSQGGPGGQSATTVTTSLTAAVDAGTLGTRNQAATGSTGSGAAPSFSLPITATGVGAEVDTTGKALALTKGTGLGDYTAGSTGALLGTTLAEKNGLDVGSTFTIQDQSFTVAGLFDAGTAFGNNALYLTLPAAQALAELPGELSTMIVTVDSMENVDAAKAALQAALGTDTADVSQGQRNLETAVSSLGSVKNISFIGFVAALATAGLIILLIMVMLVRERRREIGVLKAIGARNRTIGLQFVLEALVLVALGSAVGAAVASFASGGIASALISSNTATAATTTVAGQRGVPGAGLAGGFPGAPGGNPLGGASQLLTSVTASASPGVIAAGIAAVFGVAIVGALVPALLTARIRPIEVLRGE
- a CDS encoding serine/threonine-protein kinase, with the protein product MDSSPEIVTAVLLGGRYRLGEIIGRGGMASVYTAKDMNLGREVALKLFAPQSADPDELRRQEAEIELLATLNHPSLVTLFDAGTDTRIPEEPRPFLTMELVDGQDLRARIRHSPLPLDEIAVIGAGVSDALAYVHSLGIIHRDIKPANILLVLVRPGEPLRPKLTDFGIARIMDGTRLTATGTMVGTAAYLSPEQSRGADLGPASDIYSLGLVLLECIKGEIEYPGSAVESAVARLHRAPGIPDSVPAEWAKLIRSMTALDPLDRPSAADLEVALRHALVSPESLPGPLAEERTRVLPAPPARPPRLPSAGPASSPGTTTALIAATGNSGGAAATVAQAVHLLDPDAATSPKADRDSLASRASSRFRLARRRTQILLSVALLAIVSGGVAAAFALAAPEPPAVVPYPAVTGDLGQHLQELQKSVEP
- a CDS encoding Gfo/Idh/MocA family oxidoreductase, with amino-acid sequence MTALIAKPWLSSQADPDPRTATGARLRWGVIATGGIAASVTRDLELLADAELYAVSSRTQAAADAFAADFGFARAFGDQNGQTGYDRLLANDAVDVVYVATPHAHHHEIAMAALTAGKHVLCEKALTVNAREASELVSLARAKGLFLMEAMWSRFLPGMQRAFEIAASGEIGEVKWVGADLGFPAPYSPASRLWAPKDGGGALLDLTVYPLLWALGTLGFPQTVSATGWLNDDGVDAQNALTLGYHHGAQAQLTSSLLAHGPRTATVAGSHGFLQSIGSINNPKELRVQVGFDGPRSESFDVVGRGYTYELREVTRCIQHGLTESPVMPLEDSLNTMRLFDGVRAQLGVSYPNDAR
- a CDS encoding NADP-dependent isocitrate dehydrogenase, yielding MAKIIYTHTDEAPMLATYSFLPIVEAFASTAGVEVETRDISLAGRIIAAFGDYLTEEQRVSDSLAELGALAKTPEANIIKLPNISASVPQLKAAIAELQGQGYALPDYPDNPSSDEETDIRSRYDKIKGSAVNPVLREGNSDRRAPLSVKNYARQNPHSMGAWSPESKTNVATMDADDFRSNEKSVVIEADTNLKIQLVKEDGTVKVLKRAFPVLAGEVIDGTVMRAAALDSFLAAQVARAKEEGVLFSAHLKATMMKVSDPIIFGHVVKAYFAELFDTYGAQIAAAGLSPNNGLASILNGLEDLPEEIRADVEAAIQKGLNDGPELAMVDSDKGITNLHVPSDVIVDASMPAMIRSSGHMWGRDGQEADTLAVLPDSSYAGIYQVVVDDCRAHGAYDPTTMGTVPNVGLMAQAAEEYGSHDKTFEIQSAGTVQLVDDAGTVLIEHQVAPGDIWRACQTKDVPIRDWVKLAVTRARASATPAIFWLDKGRAHDARMIAKVEEYLKEHDTEGLQIAIMSPVEATAFTLERIRKGEDTISVTGNVLRDYLTDLFPILELGTSAKMLSVVPLINGGGLFETGAGGSAPKHVQQLLKENHLRWDSLGEFLALAVSFEHLATSTGNARAQVLADTLDRATGTFLLEDKSPKRKAGELDNRGSHFYLAKFWAQELARQTDDAELAAAFAAVSAALDSGEETIVGELLAVQGSPVDLGGYFHPDAAKVTAAMRPSAKFSEVLSMLG